The segment agaggaagaaacgATTGCTCAGGACTTCTTAGACATAATGTATTTCTCACCTCATGTGGAGTTGCTGAGTATTACCACTATTTTGAGTGAATATAgtgggagaaataaaaaggaaacttgcTCAGATGTATAATTTAGTGGCTATCACTCTTGTTAATTACTAAGTATCAAcgagttttatttctttagtccTTGAATTCATCCCTGATCTAGGTCTAAGACATTTAACATCATGAGCTTGGTggtaaaaatgagcaaatggcttatgtgggaagagaggaaacaagGATGATGCAGCACTCCCCTCATGTCAGAGTGGGCTAGTGCTAAGCCTGGTACATAGTCCTAAAAGACTCAAAGACTTATCGGTCCCATTCcatcaatgagaaaaatagaggaatttATGCTGATGGATTCAAAAGGAGATCGATTAAAGATTTACTCCTCTTTAATGTCCTAGAATAGTTGGAGAGATTAAGTTTAGTAGAGAGGCAGGATgctgagaaaatgaaagcagaagtagAAAGCAGAAGCCCACATCTCCCTGGAGGGCATCAGTGAATCAAAGTGCACAGTACAAGGAATTGCTGATCACACAGGTGATGTGGCCATGGGCCGAACCCACAGCGCCCACCAGGCATCTTTAAGGAGAATGTAGTGGATTAAATATGAGATTTCTGAGGAAAGCCCTGGAAGAACTGGGATACAGAAAATGATCAAATATGACAAAGTCTCAAAGGTTTAatcccctgagacttctcaaacaCAGTAGGTGTTCCAGGTTCTTTTGCTGCCTGTCACTGAATAGAAGTTTTTCCACCTTATCCTTAACCACAACGAGCAGTTTTAGCCGAGATCTTCTGGTGGGAGTATGATGAGAAATGTTTGAGATCATGGCTAGAAAATAGCTGTAAAAATGGCTTTCTTCTAGGAGCTGCGTTACCAGCTAGATGATCAGTTTGTCTGGTTTTAGTGAGTTCCAGCATACTTTATTGAAATTGATGGGGAGGAGATTCACGAGATCAAAGGCTTACCCAAAGATCCCTTATGGACATTGAGCGCAAAAACCTAAACGAGGGTGAGTTTACTTCCAGCCACTTTTgcacaaaataagatgaaattGCCTTGTACTCTTCATCCTTAGGTGTTGATGGAAGAAACTATGTTAAGGGTAAAGGAACTAAAGACCTACAATCCCGAGAGCTATGTGGTAATTATACTTCAGCAGAGGGTGAGGATGATTTCCAACAACAATGGCTAGGAATTCTCAGGAAATAATGGGCCATAAGGATCATGTTAAATGCAAGGATGTGTCAGAATCCCAAGTATGCCAATTATTTAGGAGGGATTACAGACAGTTTGACAGTCAAGACTTTCAGCTTAAGGAGTTTGCATACCAGGGCCCAAATATCATGTCATTTCTGTCCATATAGAACTGAGGTCTTGTTTGTGGTGCTCAGAGGAACACATCCTTTGCTCGTGTATAATTTCACCCTGCAAATATCATCTCAATAATGCATAGGGGCGTAAATTGATGAGGCTAGAATATTAGCGCATATTGAGCtactgaatttttgaaaatttaagaatGAGGGAGACTTataacataactttttaaaagagaagcagTGCTGTAATGCCCCATCCTGTCCCCAATAAGATAGATTATCTGAGGAAAGAAGTGCTtaggtatttttcttttgcactttCAAAAGTAGagacacaaacacaaatattTGCCCCCTGCCTTACTCTTTTAATAAAATCTCTCTTTGCAAGGGTGTTTAGTATTAGGAAacccagaagaaatattttcaagcttCTTTAAAAACTGTGCTGTTTGATACTTCATTCCGGTGTCTTAAAATGCACTTTTGGATATATCAACTTATCTCCTTTTTCTCAAATGTAGAGACCAAAATGGGAGATAGCTTCTTGTATTTGTTCACTCTGTTCTTTAAGTTCTAAGGTCCTGTAGGACAAAGATAGTATCTTACTCTGTTGCAGAGAGAATTGCGGTGCTTGTAAATGCCAGTGCAAAAATCCTTCATCCATCATGGAGGTTGAGTCCCTGAAAAGTACCAAGGTCAGCAAAATCAAAGAGAAGATCATGCGAAACAGGGGATTtagggaaaaatatctttaaacagGAACATTTCCAGAAAGTATCCACTTGCAAAACACGTGTTCCTCCTGGTAATCTTTCTCCAGAAGCACCTTCTCAAGTTGATTCAGGAAATATCCATGTGAAACTGTGACCTACTAGGGAATGGTCTCACACAATTCTGTATTACGTCAACTATACTTCTTAGTCAAAATATTCACCCAGACTTTATTGGATTTCAATTGAATGTGTTTTTCAATTATGTCTTCCCTTACCTCATTTTTTCAAGAGTTAGAAAGTTTTCCTGTCCTGCCTGACCTTTTTACCCACCATGACAGAACTTATGGGTACCCTTCCCTGGGACTGATATTCTCTCAATATATCAAGGGGTGAATTATAGACAGTCTTCTCCATCCCCTCTCCCAAAAGCCCACCAACCAGGTTTACACAGAGTTAGGCTTAACTATTGATAAATTATTAGTGAAAAATACATATACCAAAAGGTTATATAGATTTAAAATTGTACAGATGCACATTAATCTGTATTATCTCCCAACTGCAGATGCCAACATGATGGTTCATTTGGGGTTGCTgtactcatattttaaaatttatgactcacttctcctcctttcctcccacctgtccttattttaatatgaaagtaACAACATACAGTAAATCTGGGTTTCACTGAATGTTAGGTGCAggtcagcaggaaaaaaatcaggaaagggaATATTTGCTAGGTGTTGATGCTCATTCATACACAACCACAAGGATGTATTCTATCTTGTGAGGAAATGGTGTGGGTGAGTGTACATATTGATATGAGAACATTTTGTTCACGTCAAAATGAGTCAGCCAAAATGGATGTGTAAATTTATTTGAAGAGATGTGTCACTGTTGCTCTTCGAGAAAGGATAATGTGGTACTTCTATAAAAAATTATCTTGTCCAAATTATTTCACATCTTTGAAGAGGTGTTATGCTGAAGAAGAAGTAAGGGTAAAAATAGGACAGgtttatatattctttccttgACAATGGGTTAAATCTTGGGCCTCAGTGTGGTAGGCTCGATGTTCAACGAGCCTGAGAGGAGTTCTGCCCATGAGGCCAGAAAcctaatctttcttcttttccattgtgtCTCCAGCCCTTATCATGGTGTTACTTAACACACATTAAATGcttcataaatatatttgttgaattaatgagttaataagCTCTACTATCCACCTAAGCCAATTGTTCATCATGTAGGCTTCATGCATCTGGACTCTGATTTTGGCTTCACTTTCACACTGGCACTGGGCACCTGTCTCTAATCCCCTCCATGGAGCTTTATCAAACCATCTACCTCTTAACAGCGTCCTCCCATGGGGGTTGAACCCTGTCCACCATGTATCTCACCCTAATAAATAATTTGTGATTGAGATGCCCCACATGACTTTGAATACCATTTATACCCTACATCTGTGCCTCTCATGCTTCACCAACAAAATTTGAATTCATTAGATGTGGGGCATGCCATCCAGGTTTAGAGAAATGTGTAACACTGCATACCCACCTTTTATAGTAAATCTAATATATATGTAACCAGTGCCATAGTGAGGACAGTTCTCCGTGCTCTGAAATTTACCTTCTTTAAGAGACTGCCCCAGGCTGCCTCAGGGCCAGACCTCTCAGAGTTATAAACAGCAAAAGGTGGAACAAGGACAATGGGTGGAAATTAGAGAGACACGTATTTTAGTTCATTATGAGGGAAAACTTTCTAATAGGATTATGAAATTAccaaaaatgttcaaatatgGACTGCATGACCACCTGGGAGGGATGCAGTAGAGGAAAGTTCTATATTGATAAAAAGATTCATGTATACAATATCTATGGCAAATAGTTCCTTTCCTTTACTCCGCATTTGAAAGGatatgacttttttcccctcaaattttAAGAAACTTAGCTATACCGTGAAGACCTTACCATCTCAAGGTAATACAATCAATGAtcattttcaagtttaaaaagatAGTTATTTTGTGTGATAAATGTGGGTTCATATGAACTGCATTCTAGAAAAAGTATAGATGGTTTTAGAATCAATCATATCCAGCTACGAACCTCAGTTCTAATTCTAAACAGTGGCACAGCTTTTGGAAGATTTATTCACTGCCTTGAAGACaaaaattttatctataaattgGATAAAAAAGTTACCTTTCTGTGGatacacagacaaacacacatagagagcacatacatatatatgaatatatcatataTTAGCACATTGTATGTGCTATATACAAATATTCTTTCACTTAAgtaattttttatgtctttttttttttttttttgagaaagattagccctgagctaactactgccaatcttcctcttttggctgaggaagactggccctgagctaacatccatgcccatcttcctccactttatacgtgggacgcctaccacagcatgacgtgccaagcggtgccatgtccgcacccgggatccgagccggTGAACcccggccgccgagaagcggaacatgctcacttaaccgctgcgccaccaggccggccccctatgTATCTTAAAATatggtttgtttctttgtttttctgtaccCATGTATTGTGTCCAGCTGGTACtctgattctttcctccatataCATTACCTCCTTTAGTTGTCAGAAAACTCTGTGGGGAGGAATTACATAGATTTGGAAAACAAGGGTTAGATAAGGTAATATTGGGAAATATTACCCATATATGGCTAGTAAGTGGCACAGTCAGCAATGGAATTCAAGGCAGTCATGACACCAAATccagattttttaatttcaaagcgATACTTGCAGACCTGTATTAGCCTGTGTGGAATCCTACCACAAGTTTCTAATCAGAGATAATCTCTGGAAACGTTCAGTCTCCATCTGTTGATGATGCAGTGTCGGCTGCGATTTAACTAGATAAACTAACTTTTCCTGTTCCACAGACATCTCGTTGCCTCGAAGTATGCAATCCAGAGAGCTGAAAATTAGTTGGTTAACAACGATTAAAGGAGCCCATATTTGGATAATGCAGATCTAAGCAGGacagaatggatttttttaaaaagccagtagTTTTTATGGGTGAGTTGACCAAAGTGTAATCAATGTTTGTTATGTCTCTGTCAACATAGGATGTACACGTTTACACGATGTTTGGACAGTGAATCTGGGCATAAGATATCTCTTCTTGCCTGGTTATAGAATATGTTGATTGAGAAGGCACTGTTATGaaattgtgagttaattttttattttcttcccttggaACTTTCATGTAGTTTGTGGGAAGTACCCAGATGTGTCTCTGAAAAGTTGAGTATAAATTCAACTTTTTAAGagtgaaattgattttaaatgttattatttaaggGAATTCTCTAATGAATTGTTTTATGGGGCAAAtaattatttactcatttttatttgggGCGAATCTTGATTTTCATATATCTGCTTTGCTTTCCTTATATTTGTAGTTATCTGCAAAACTGTAGTAATACCACGCTAACTCACCTCCCCAACACTGATGCCGTGTATAGAtattcatgaattaaaaaaataaaccactgaACAATAAATTTGTAAGGCAAGTTTCTGAATCCCCAGCATCTCTGTTAATTAACTCTAATCTTTAACTTTTGAAAGTAATCAAGAGAGACCATTTGAGCCCCTGCTATCACGAGGGAATCATAGATGAACTTCCATTCAATATAAGAGCAATAAACAGAGGGTGGAGAAAAGACTGGATTGGCAATTTCGATCAGCAGGTTAGAGGCCTGCTTTTCTCTCAAATGAGCTGATTTTGGTAAGTTGCTTAGTTTCCTTGGGCTTCAGTGTTCTCATTGGAAAAATGGCAGTAAAGAAGTCTTCTCTTTGTACTTCACAGAGTTGATCAGGATAGAATGAGAAATGATATGTGAAGGCATTTATTTTGTAACGCACAGAGTGGTTCACAAAATGTAAGTTTTATAGTAACTCTAATTAAGTATGTGGTGCCTTTGAAATTTCTTCCTGGCAAAGTTGCAGGATGAATCCTATTCTTTAACTCTGTCTTCTTCTTTTGGAAGCACTGGCAGCAAAGATGAGTCATTGAGAgaaatgttattattataataatcatAACAGAAATAATAACACTTTCAGTATACACAATAAATATTCATACTTTGGGATCttagaacaaattaaaatatagattccAATGTGAGCTGCCCCTAGGCAAGGTTTGCTGTccattccctctctcctctcttcttatCCTTGTCTTTTCCTCTAAGTGTTTCCAGGCTCTTGTCCCTTGTGCTCTTGGCTCGTATTTTACCCAAGAATACTGGCTTTGATATGGTGtcctctttctaatttttattaagcTGCCCTGCCTTCAAATTATCATATGCCACAGTCTCAAAAGTCTGAATAAGTAACTAGTTTATTAACCTGGTGAATGGCAAACGTTCAACAAATTTCTGTTTGAACTGAACTGAATGAGATATTAATGAGAGATCTTGACTTTGATGCATTGTATCCTGATGACATTCGATATGGTTAGAACCTTCAGAACTTTTCCCCAGAGGTGAGAAATGGAAAGGTCACAATTGTGGCTAGCAGACGGTTTCATACGACTTAAAATTTGGATTAAAAATTGATTAgatgccaacatttaaaaatataaagatatctTATAAAGTTCCaactttctgatttctcttgcAATGCCAGAACATGTAGCGACATTGGGTCCTCCGTGGCAAAAAAAGCAGAAACTGTGGAGCAGCTGGTTCTTTTCAAAGGGCAAGCTGTGTTCAGTGTGCTAGGATCCCCACCTGTTCCATTTCACTTATTTATGTCATCTGTATGGCCCCTGTAGGACCTAAGTTTGTGACCCTAATTACACCCACAGAAATAACCTAATTAAATCCTGTCTCATAACCAGTTAGTCATGGGTGAAATCATGGACAGATGGTTTAAGGTGAACATATGTTGTTGATcttgtttctcttatttcattAACCATTTTGCAAGCATTTTAAACAGTCTAATCTTATGCCGCAAACTATAACTGGAGTAGCAGTTTATAATGGGATGATCTAGAGTTTTtttgaactatttatttttaaattccaaatgaaAGCTGCTTTGAGGTTTGATCTGCAGTTCAAAGTAGAATTTTACCAGCTCAGTAAGTGTGAGTCTGAGGCATGTTCCAAACTCCATGCCTGACACATTCATCTGATGTCATCTCTGGTAGTGGGGTTTGTATAACATACAGTTATGGAGAGTAAAGAGCCGCCCGTGAAATGTCACTGTGAATGATATATTGGAGGCATGGAGGAGTGGACTTAGAGACATGGTGTTGGTAGCACCCTGAAGCTTCTAGAATTTTCTGAAGGCTTCACAAACCTCTTTCCTCATTTCCCATGCCTAAGGGGAGGAAAGTCAATATGCGTaaaccaagacaaagaaaaatggagcTGTATTAATAGCAGGGGGCAATTTAGTAGGAggattataaataatattatttgggaacaaaccttctctttttttttcttttcaatttccaaAGTTTCCTTTTCCTCAAATCAGAGAGTTAATACCTGGGGGCCTAGGATTAAGCATGGGCCTACAGAAAGAGGGCCAAGGCAACTGCTTGGTATACTTCAGTGAAGGCTGTCAATCTTCTGATTTCACAAAAGTAGAACAGGTCACTGGGCTAGAAGTCCCTGATACGGAGATTCAGAGTTGAAGTATTTCTATGTCTGTGCAAACAAGACAACTTTATGAATGCAGCTATGACCGTGATTGATGGGTGACTGGTCAAAGAATTGGGGATCTTGGGTTCAAAGACAGATAATATCTCAACATTCCTAACAGAAAGCCTTCCCATATGTCTGGCTTTGGGTAAGGGCAAACTGTCCACTTATCCACTGGACTAGATAGTGGTTTAGAGCTCTAGGGAGAGGTGGACAAGAGAACATTTCATATGAGACAGAGATAACTACCTCCTGCACAACTAGTAATTTAAACTCTCTCTTGGGACCCATGCAACCCAGTGAGCTATTGGCTAAATAACATATGATGTATGACATTGTTCAAAATTGTCACAGAAGGGCATGACGATGGAGATTCCAAACCTCAGTCTATCATGTCTCACTTGTCCTGAGTCAGAATGAATTTAGTGCAATTAGGAAGAAAACGGTGGATAAAAATAACTGAGATAGTAGTCACAGGGAAATAATGAATATGTAGCGTGAGGGAAGTTACTTTTTCTTCTTGACAAACTCACAGACAAAGTACATGGTAAGATGGCACTCAGTGTCATTCCATCTGCCTGAGCTCAGCATCTCCACACAGTCCTCATGACCATAGGGGTCGCTTGGCTCCCCCTCCTTCCAGTTGCTGTAGTTCTGCAGTGGCGTGTTGTCAGTGAACACATACTGCCCCTCCCTCTCAAGGTCATTCACCCCAATGAACACCCGGAAGAAGCCACTCTTGGCGACATAGTCGGCGATCAGTGTGTTGGCGGCTTCGTCCTTTGGCATGGCTAGCATTCCACCCCGGATCCGGCAGTGGGTCAGGGATTCCCTGTAGTTCTTCTCCTCTTGCACAAGGTAGTAGAATTTCTCTTCGGTTTCCCTAATCCCTGCTATGACTTtgcacagaggaaaagaagagtaGGATTACTCATCTCAAAAAGGGAAAAGACAAGAATATAATATGGCTGGATTTGAATTCATTGATTCAACATTCAACACTTATTTTGCAAGGCCCTATTATCAGGTAGGCACTGGTTTAATATTTTCTCCACCTTTCTAGTCATCAAATGAAGAACAGGCTCCTGTCATTTGTCCTTGCTGctcttcctccttcacttccCACACAATTGTGAAAGCGAGAGTTATTTTGACAAAGACTTGTATGAACTTTCACCCAGCTTATCTCAGGCTATTTTTCCCATCCTATTTTGTGCTTTTTCCATACTTACAGTCCCATGAGCATGCCCTTCTTTCTTCCACATCCAAGCCTTTCATGCCTGGAAAGTCTTCCCACAGCTTCTCTACCTGGGaaactcttactcatcctttaGATCTTAGCAGAAGTATTTTCTCCTATAAGAGCCTTTCCGATGCCCCTGGATGGACACAAGGTCTCTTGTGTGTTCTCCCTCTATGTTTCCATTGCCCCTTCCACTTCATAGCACTCAACACATCTAGCCTAattgtttgtttgtgtgtctCCTACTAAACTGTGAATGTCTCGAGGCCAAGGACCATGTCTCTGGCACTCTGTAGCCTCAGTGCTTTCAGAATTGCAAGGAATGATAAAATCTTATTAAACTGATATAGAAATAATACAGAAGTTTTTCCACTTTGAGTCGAATTCCTGGGCTATGAACAGGTACTGATTCCCTCCAGGTACGTGAAATCGACTGAGCTACTGACTAAACTTCAAGACAGAATTGGAGACTCAAAAGCATCCTGAGctcaaaatgtggtatacatgcTTTGGGCTTCAGGGGCATCTGCATATGCTTTTTAGGGTTCATGGATTAAAATTCACAAAGAAATCTGTGACCACTCAAATGTTAACAACTATTGTTCTATGTTGAACCTCTGAGGTTTGGTTTATTCATTAGAGTTGAAGTCATGTCAGAGACAGCATCTTCTGTACAAGTGATAATCAGAGCTATAACTAGGGTAGTTAGTTAATATCAACATTTCCTTTGTGTCTAATATTACAAGATGAGGAGGAACACAAGATGGAATCTGTATGCTTTCAAAAATGTACAACAAATATAACTGAATTACAATAAATGAAagtacaataaaatgaaaacaattgtgTCAGTAACTACAATAGTTCCCTTATTCATACTGTCTCAGAAGAGAACACATAAGCCCCACTTTAAGGGCTTTACTGCTAACTATCGTGGGAAAATGGACAAGGGATAACTAAAATGACTAGTATGGGAAGTTGCAAAATTTAGAGAAACATAATGTTCCTATTGATTTGTACTGAGGTTAGAGAAGTCAGCAAATCCTGTTTTCCAGTCCCTGCTCCACTGTTCATTTGCTCTTTATCTCTGCGCAAGGTAATCTCTCTCTACACTTCAGCTTAAACATAGTACCCATGTGGTAATTCTTATTATCATTCCAAGGACTCAAGAAAGTAGCTATTGTTTTGattattacttctattttctGAGATGCTAGCTCTGTTTGACTCTTGCTGTCCCTTTTTATTCTTaaggcatggcttgccaaacttTGCCCTTTTCTCCATTCCCCTCTCTCTACTCATAGGCAATGCACACATGGATGAATCCGTGTAGTGGACCTGAAGCGTCCTGGAGTCTGAGTGGATAATTAGCATTTCGAGAGGCCTTGAAACTCGTTAACACTATCTCAGTAGTCTTTTGCCCAACCCGAGGTATTTCCTGCTAGGAATATTGGAATTGTAGTGTTGAAAGAGGTTAAATTGACAGATAAATACCACAAAGCAAAAGAGAATATGCTCACCATTCTTGACGAACTTCATAGATGTCTTGAGTCGAGCAACACTAATGTCCAGTTGTCCAACAACTTTCCGGTATCTTCCACAATCACAGACAGTAccttttaaatgacaaaaactgTGAATTCATGTTGAAGTGTATGCAGATCATTTGAAAAGAGTTGTCACTCTCTTCTcaatattctttatctttttctagtTTGAGTATGTCTCTGTGGATGGCTATACTTTTAATCCTTTATTTAAAACACGATTTCCGATTTACGTTGCCTTTAGGAActcataaaatatctttttaaatattttgagtgagTTACAACACAGTTCtaaagcagaatttttaaaaagaagagtaagTATGACAAATCACTGCATACATGTTGTGGACCATTTGACCTTTTTGTTGAACCCAAACGTGCCTGTCCGATCTCAGAATATAATCTTTACGGCTTTCTTAAAACATGTTTCTAGCCAGTCTTCTCTTGTGTTACGGCATTGTTCACGGGCTCGCACAACTCTCCCCAGACAAGAGAGGACTTTTGTGATGAAATCAAACATTAATTCTGATTATCCCTTTGGAGTATAGATTGAATGTTTCAAGGACTAAGTTTAAATCTTATGAATAGATCTAACTTACAATTTCAAGAATCAGTTGTCCCATTTGTGCTTTGACTATGATTTTAATTTCTGCCTTGCATTCTACTTCACTCCTTTATCTTTTCAATGACCTACTGATGTTGTGACAGAGAGGGAATTGTaaggaaaatgatatgaaattcaaatgattccctttttcttttcatgctgCTTCATGTAAACACttccatttgcttttttcttagttagatgaaaaatataaagaattttattagccaaaggaaaaaatatttgtggcttTGTTTACCCATATTCACAGTTaaatataaggaatttaaaacagTTCTTAGAATTAGTCTTCACTACACCTGTAGATAGAAACAACTGAAGCTCCCCAAGAATAGTCTACTTTCTTTCCCTGCATAAAGCACTGGAAATAAAACTCTCATTACTCAGGGAGAATCTCCCTGGCCATTGAAAGCGTGTTCTGTAACCATAGGCCTTTCTGGATTAGGCAAGGTTGCTGCTGGAAAACTGCTGGCCAGCATTCAGTTGAGATGCTGGAGGAATGTAAGGTGTGCTGATACAGTCCTATTGCTGAGGCCATTGTGGATTCTTCTCTTGGGCTAGGAGAGTGAGGGCTGCTTCCTGATGTGCTGGGTCTACCTTCTCACAGTAAGCAGGATGGGGGTGGAACGTGCCTTCATCCCCTTCCTCAGGGCTTGGAAAGTCATCAGCAGATAGAGAAGAAAGTTagcttcttcccttttctctaatCCATGTAAAATAAGGTCAAGCACACCGAAAAGacctttgtttttctataaaaatatttttatatttgaaataaatacatttggaaTGATGCTAGAAATTAAAGAGCAAAATGAGCATATGGTACCTGCTTTGCCTTTTCCTCCAGGTATCCCAGGCAAACCCTTTTCCCCTTTGTCACCTGAATAAAAACAGTAGCCACAAAgagaacaattaaataaaatagtgaattATTTCAGACAGACTATATCTTATGCACCTAAAATAAGAGGAGatagtttttaaatatcatttgtaATATCTCCAACTAATATTCTTTGgttttacataaataatttaattttgagttGGCTGCACAGGAACAACTAATCAAACAAGTCATAATTTATTTAGATTGAGTATCGAATTCCAGTAGGATGTGTAAGAAACATTTAAATGTGTGTCACCTATCCTATTAACATGTTTTTATAATGTGGTCTTCTGATCAAGGCTAATACAATTTTCTgcatgcttttaattttaaactacTGTTCTTTTGTCTATCTGGGTCAATTGATTAGCACATTTCAGTGTCTGTGTATTATTAGGCTTCCAAGTCCTTCCATGTGGCTTTGCCCTTGGATTTCCAAAACACACGTATTGTGctttttcaatttaattcaacaagtatttactatTTACTTACTCTGTGCAAAACGAAAGTCTTGGTACTTTGAGAGGATATAAAGAGATAAGAGTAAACTTCTGACTTGAAGGAGTTTACACCTTTTAGGAGAGATGTGATGTATGCAAATATCTATAATATAAAGTGTCAAATATATTATACTAAAATATCAACCTTGATAATTTTCCCTTCTGCTCTTCTTTGTTTGTGAACATTTTGTTGTTCAGTCAGCAGCATCCACAAAATAATTCTCAAAGAATCAGGATTattaaagcagagagaaaaaaaatgttgattttttttcaacttcaaAATAAGCTCTTGAAGCCGACATCAGACACAATAATTGAAAGCAAAAGCTTTTGATTTACAAGAGGAAATGTTTGGCTGAAGTTCttgaaaatcaaaagagaagatCCTGATAGaagtaaaatagaatttatgGTTCAAGGATGATCTGGAAAAAGTACAAGAAAGAACTCAGGATGAAGGTCATCCAGGCTAGAAAAGAGAACGGGGCTTATCCTTGTAGGAGTTTGGTGTGTCCAAGAATTGGGTATATGACCC is part of the Equus quagga isolate Etosha38 chromosome 16, UCLA_HA_Equagga_1.0, whole genome shotgun sequence genome and harbors:
- the COLEC10 gene encoding collectin-10 translates to MCAPDTSLSSPKQKVLFKIKLFVWLFWATLFGRTRAMGGFGAPLRRNQFILLVFFLLQIQSLGLDIDSRPTAEVCATHTISPGPKGDDGEKGDPGEEGKHGKVGRMGPKGIKGELGDVGDQGNIGKTGPIGKKGDKGEKGLPGIPGGKGKAGTVCDCGRYRKVVGQLDISVARLKTSMKFVKNVIAGIRETEEKFYYLVQEEKNYRESLTHCRIRGGMLAMPKDEAANTLIADYVAKSGFFRVFIGVNDLEREGQYVFTDNTPLQNYSNWKEGEPSDPYGHEDCVEMLSSGRWNDTECHLTMYFVCEFVKKKK